The Clavelina lepadiformis chromosome 3, kaClaLepa1.1, whole genome shotgun sequence region TTAGACTCTGATTCTGACATTATTCCCATGCATTTGAAGGAAATGGACGGTCTCCTAGATAAAACGTAGTAATTCTTTTTCCGTTCTGTCAGCTTAATATTTAGTGTTACATGTTTAACTCTGAGGATCCTCATATGAAAGTACTACACACTTGATGTAAATAGCCTATATAGCCTATTGTTCTAATTTTCCTCAGGATGTAACGTGGCTTCAGTAAAAATTCTGATATATCTCTTTCGTTTCAGTAAAATAATCCAAGatttatatttgaaattttgtagaTTGTTTACCAAAAGCACTTCAGCACAATGCGTATCAGCACTTCATCCAGATGACGCAATGTGCTTGCGTTTAAAATGCGGAGACGATTGTAACTTGTTGAAAGAGCCAACAAAAGAAGAATCGCTTCCCGAAATCCCAGAAGTAAAACCATGCCAAGGTAAATGCTCTAATCTGATTTCACTGAAATTATCCTAAATCTTCAGTGCAAATTTGTGGACAAATTACTAACTACTAAGTTAGAGTAAATAGCCTACTACCGAAAAAGGCTGAAGCCATAAAACTTCATagttattagcttttaaataGGCTATAAGCTGGTTTAAATTAAACCTACAATAATATTTCACGTGTTATACGGACTTGTTCAGAACAGTTGGAGCAAGAAATCGAAATAAATCGAACGTGGACGCGAGTTATCGTAATTTTACTCATTGTAATTGTGATCTTGCTAGTTGCAGCATCGGCAATTGGAAGTTACTTAAGTAAGTTTGATAGCTTAGACATTGCTCTGTAGATCCTGtgctaacaaacattttactttCTACTGTagacagtttttaaaaatcttgctAAGCGCTTTATTCCGATATTTACAGTTGTAACGTATCTCGATATCGTTAAAATCATCGAGgatattgaaaaaatatttgaagatttTAAAGCCAAGTACTCGTTGTGACAAGACGTATTGCTGTCAAGCATAGCTTGGCGATGTGATCGGTGGAAATGCCATACAAGCAAAGCAACTCGCcgtattttattaaataatttatttcagatAGTAAACAGATTGTCAAGACAGAAATTGAAACAGTCGCTCAATTTAATTTAGCAttcattttaataaacaagttgtaaaaaatattaggCCTATACGAGTTGGTTCATATCAACAACagtgaaaaaaaaagaaacaacacTTGAACAAATGACGTTCCTTGAGGGTTTAACTGAGAATTCATTATTGGAATATTAATGAATAACTAAACAGGATCAATAGTTAGGTAAATGCCTTGCAGCGTTACTAATTATAAAGAATAATAATAGTAATTCTGTGGCAGTTTTACAACAAGCAATATCGGTTCACGAATTACGGTTCATTGAAAACGATTCTTTTCACAATTGCACATAATTATCAAGTTCCATGTAACAAGAACTGGGATTAAATCTATGTATAAATTCACATCCCATGCTCGGCTGACTAATTTATAAATAGAAAAGTGTGACTTAAATGTACTTTTGCTTACAGAAACATTACTTTGCAACATGAAAAAAGTAGCAGTGAACGAATGAATTTTGAAACTTCATTTCCAGATTAACTTTGTTACTAGACGATACCACGTCAAGGACTTCATAAAGGCAGTTGCGTTACATGTCATAGGCTGCAACACTTTGTTTAAGATACTCTTTGTATAGCGCCTCCTGAGTAGGacagaaaaatgtttgaatttagattttattttaacaacaaatgACCATTTAATacgtttatattttaatatacAAATTACGTAagcacaaaaaatttaataatgcATTCGTTTCGAACGTAGATTGAATATCTTAGTCTATCTTTGTCACCAGGCTAATATTTCCGAATAAGACACTTTTATCCGCAAAAACTGTCCAATTACCTTTCGGACCTTCACTTCAGATAACACAAAGTCTCTTCCATGTAATAAATTCCTCTTCCTCTTTCGAGACATGGTGGGCAGCGAGCGAGACACAAAAACCGCCACAAAAAGCAACATAAGCGTGATTAAAGCAAAGACGCCGCAGGAATGCCAGAAATATTGCTCGGGCACTGCGGACCACACAGCTGATACAGGAGACTGAAAATAACGACAATGAAATGTTCTAAAGTGCTATCATTCTGGACCTagaaaaatggtaaaaaacagcaaagaattttaaaaacctCACAGTGTAAGTTTTCAGTGTGGCAGCTCCAGTCACACCAAAAGTGGACTCAAGTGCTTCTTTAGAGAGACTAACCGCCAAAAAATTAGCAAGCACAACAATTGGAAGGAAACTGCCAAGCATGAAGAGGCCAAAGCCTTTTCCTTTAGCACGGAGGTTGTGGGAACAAGCGCCACTGATTAAAAGCAATGGTTAAACTGCCAGCAAATATGCACACATACAATATACATGAGATGCCTATGGTAGTCAATAGAACATCGTTACTCTTAGTGTGATTTACTAGCGTATAACCACTAGTAGCCTATTTCTGTGTTGAGCATGTAGTAagatgaatgaatgaattaaCAGGTATCCATAAAATTGTTAAGTTACTTGTCCTGTTCAATCAGCCGATCAATCTTGTCAGCAATCTCCAAACAATCTTTCTCCAAAGTGTTTAGTGTATTTTGGATGGTAGCGTTGATCGTTTTTTCAACTTCTTTACATACCTTATTAAGTAGAAACATAGTGCTttcaaaaattcaacaaaaattgcaagCTTTTAACAGCTGCTATTTTAGCAACTTACAGATTCAATTTGATTCACACATCGACTTTGTTTACCCAGTGTAGGTACAAAGATAGTAGGCATGTCAAAACCAGTTCTATTTAAATTAGGCCTTTTGCACAATTCCTGAACAATTTGCATCATAACTCTCTGCAAAAAATAGAACAATATTGCAGAAATAAAGATATAAAAACTGTTAGTAATCATTTGTTGCTGTACAGGTTAGAATTGAAGGTTGTTCTTTATTCTCTACCTGTCTATCGCTCTCATGTCCGGCCTCATCTGCTTTACTGagataaaatttcattttttccgCATGATCTTCGCTTAAATGTTCGACAATGTTGAGCGTGCGCTTGCAAAGAGCTTGCCTAGCAATAGAAAACTGTACAAGTCAAACactaataataatcaaaaccACTTTAAACTTTCCATTTGGAGATAAAAGTTATTGTTCCACTTAGTGGTTTTCAGGTACCTTTTAACCACTTATAGTTTCCctcaaaaaaagtttaaattaaaacaaattaaaaagttaagTTACACCAAATCCTTAAAGATCTTGTGACAACCACAAAAAAGGCTAGTGACTGCATTACCCCAAAAGGGATCCTTGCGCCTTGCGGCCAGGTTAAGAGCTACTAATTTATCAGTCAAATAGCTTACCCTATGGGATCAAAGAAGACAAATATTAGGTCGGCTATGTTCTCTCCAATCCACGTAATTGATTTGTTAACATCAAATGGGTATTTCATGTCTCCATCCACCAATCCCGGTGTATCAATGAATGTAAccaatgaaaactttttctgcTTTGATGTTGTTATTTCGGTTGAAATGTAATCCATAACTCCTACATAATACAAAAGGAAAATTTTCATCTATAAGAACAGAGAGCAAGGGCATACGGTTTACTGCTTTAAAATCACAAACCTTGCATATCTTGCAGAGGTTGTAAATGAGGATAAAGATGAAAAGTCGCGTTTCCCTGTCAAATTAGAAATCATTTTTGGAATATCAGTTGTTCTCAATTTATGTAAAATGGAAAGTAATCAACTTACAGTTAAGGATTCCCTTTTCTTTCCACTTGTTACTATGGTGAAACCTTGGGTTTCTATGGCGACACCAGTTTTTTGCACATGCTCCTCAACATACCTGAAAAATGTTGGCATTCACTAAACACAACAGATCATATAATTATCAGAACATATTGCCAGTGCATATCCCATTACACTCGTACATGACTTAGGTCACCAGTGCTCATGCAAAATGCTGCAACTTATTCATATATACCTGAGAAATAAGCATGagatatatatacatttaaatTGCTCCatgttgttataaatttaaaactgtgcAGCAAATGATTggtgaaaaaaaaaaatgagAAATACTATTGACTGCTTATAATGAAATGAATGTTTATTAGCAAAGCGTTAAGTGTTAGCATATACTGTACCAGTTAATAAACGTGCTTTTTCCAGCTGAGTGATTACCAATGAGCATCACAGTAATCTTTTTTCTTGGGGCTAATAGTGGAATGCCAATgtcttttgcaatttcaatcaaacctATGAAACATATATAATAGAAACAAGTTAATTAACACTGTTACtggttaatttttacttctgtTAAACTGTGTTATTTATTTCGCGAAATAAACTTACTCTCTGCAGGCTACCGAAAGTTTAACAACTTGGTTAATTAAAGAAATAGGAATTGGtccaacaaaacaaataagtaTCATAATTATTACAACAGGTTAAAGGTAAATTAATTACCAACTTCTTCCTCAGTGTACAATTCATGACATTCACGAAGAATTTTTTCATTCACTGATAGTGTTGCATTTTCTACTGCAGCTGAGGTTCTACTTTTTGCTCTTGCAGACATCTCAGTTAAGTAAATACCAGAagtattaaattaaaaaagcagtAATTGTTATAAACTAAAACACTTCAACTGAAAACAGTAGAGTATAGGGTCAGCTTAAACCAGTAAATGACAATCCAGACGGGCAACATTAAGATTGTAAGCAGCTGATGACCTAGAAATTGTATGGTGCAAGCGTTTTTTGAATAAGAAGTTGACAGTTGACTTAAATTCATCAGGGTAAAATTGCCATTCTACTGCATATTCCATGTTATCGGTATTTTCCTGTCactgtaaagttttttgtgtTAGTCAGAATCATATAAGATTCGGCTGTTTCCCTAAATGTGTGCACGAGTACTGATAGCATAATTTTGTCCAAAACATAGGCCTATGTGGTAACAACCTTCACTGGAAAGCAGTGTTTGATGAGAAATTATTTGCGCaaagacaaaatatttacaaaataaaacttaaaaccaCCACAGTACTACACTAAAGGTCGAACTACATCAAGCAACTTATAAACCAGTCTGTGAAACCACCAGATACAAATAAATGCAGACTTAGGACTTCCCAGTCTGAACAACGAAAATTCAGTTTAAGCTACATACCGAAAAGTTTACCAGTTTTCAACATAAAGTCTTTTAAGTGCTGTAACAGGTGGACTGTGTGAGTAAAGACACAAATATTGCCGAGTCCGCATAGGCCTAGCCTAGATACCAGTAGGCTAGCAGTAGCCTATCAGTTTTACACTGAAGATTCCATTTtattattctattttttatttaccattAATTTAACTAATTTTACCTTATTTACTATATATATTAGATTAGAATGAGACATCGGCAGTCAATTTTGCAAAGAATAActgacaaacataaaatcataAAGCAGGCTTAAGCATACCGAAGCGACAAAGCTCTCAACTCTGTAGTTGAATTACTGGCCATGACTGTAGGCCTTGTCTACGACTTTACAGTCTTTGTAGTTCATAAATCGTTCGACCTACCTCAGTAACCTAGCCCAGTACAAGCAGTGCGTAAGTGTAGTTTTTGTGCAATAAAAAGTCTATAACAGTTCAGATCAAAGCTAGTAGTCACCTCGATTTCTATGGTATTTTCTATGATGCACTGTCCTGAATTACGTGGCCTGTCCTTGTTGGCATGTGGTGATGGACAGAGGGTTTAGCCCACTTGTAGGCCTAATCATTATGAAATTCACGGACAAAGTAATACACAActtaaacttttgcaattgCACCATAAATTTCGTTACAACGAAAATGATTACAGAAAGTTACCCATCGTGACTAACGAGGtcattaaattattcattaaATGTTCATGCGTTATAAACAgcacaaaaagtataaaagacTTAATTTCTTTGAACGGCGTGATTATTGCCGGTGTCGTGGCAACTGAAATTATTTTGACTTATATAGAGTgactatatatagatatatatagaTTTATAGAGTATATAGATTTACATagagtgactattttaccGTGAGTGGTTCAaagcagcctgttgttaacgataggcggttaggttagtgAAAAGGCCATCCAAAAAGCTGATTTCAGCTGTGGTTTTATTGGGGTGAAATTTAGATTAGATCATTAGAAAATAGATTTAGGTAAGGTTTAGCTTCCTATGttatttataacatttaagttagatcAACAAGAAAGTGTGAAAAATGCTTCAAACGCACGATTTTCGTCGGTAAAGTAGTGACAGTCTAAAATATAAACCCACCGATTTCTGTAAACATATTCAAACAGTGTTTATAGGGATCGGTCCATAAATGGGAACGACACAAATTTCAATTGAAATTCATTTGACCTTTTCGCTTTGATTAAATTTATCTTCTTCCAGACTAGGAAAACTAAACGTAAAAGAACAAGGTCACCTGGACAGAAACTGCACAAAGAAAAAACGAACAGAAccttttttattaaacttcCATATTTGGTCGACACGCCGACACCTCCGATCAATTACTGTATACGAAATCCGCTGCTTTGTCAAACGCGGACTAACTATGAGGTTCCAATATGAAATTTATGTTCTCACATTAAACAGCAACACGGTTATTTTTGGGTACAGATAATAGGCTAGATTTTTGAAGTTCCACTTCCATCGGAATGGTGTGGTATATTGGCTTACTTGTTCATGTGGTGTTCAATATAGAAGACAAACTCATAGAAATGTCCTCACCTGAGTGGACAAGCACAAACCCGAAAAAAAACCTTTAACGTCAAATCTGAATTAAGGTGACAGTCATCTTCACGAACATTCTACAGTAATTTCACgataaactttgcaaaatcttgTCTACGACTTACTAATTTAAAATCGTGTAGGAATCATGGATATTCCTTTTGTAGccaattattatatattttaatattaaatattttgttctaCCTTGTAATAACATTcttatatagcctacatttaTGACCCGCTTTGAAAtctatagcctacttttatCAACAAAGAAGCGGCAGGTGTAAATATTGAGTGGAAACAACCTTGTTTGCATTAATATAATAGTAGGTTACTTTATTTTCGCTTGTCTTTTAATTAGCCTACATGAATAAGAATAGCTTCAAGTGTGCCGTGGAATAGTTTACCGCCCTGGTCTTTTTTATTTGGATTATGACGCAATGCTAGTTTATtgtgtttatatttatatgtgcaagaaaaaattataGTTGTATGTTAAAATTCGTATATATGTACCCGCTTATATCGCAATAGTATAGACGTtcttgtttacattttgattTTAAGCTTACGCGAATACGCCTATTTTAATGGAATGCAGTTACCGTGAACAAGATTAATCGTAAAGCGATTATGTTGATATTGATAGTCGCTTCATGCAGCCATAAGTTGGAAGTAGTACAAGATAAAGAAGGAAAACATCGTTTTACCTAATACTGAAATCTAACGAACAACGACCGAATGAAGTCCAGTGTTTTCAATTATAACTCGATACATTACGACTCTAAAGTGTAATTCTTTGCCGAGATGAACACGCATCCTTCAACAACACGTGAAGGCAAATGTTTCCTTCAACtcgtattattattattatccaAGAGTCCTAAGGgccaaaataaagttaaaatatataGATCACACGTTTCTATTAACTGTCGTGAACAACATAGGCCTcatcaacaataaaatatcGTTTTGTGGAAAAATTCCATCAATTTGTGGACAACCTTCTGGCGATCTAGTTTTGTGCCTAGTTCGTAAAACCTGTTGGCATGTAAATTGAATCCTACTCCAGAACTGAGTTTAACATTTGtctgatcaaacaaaaattgtttataagTATAAGCCTAAGGTTTCATTTATAGAAAAATAATTGACGCTTTTTAGTAAACATGGCCGAACAAACATTGGATTTGGTTCGTTTTAAAATCATACCAGGGAGAGATAGTTACCATGTccataatttttctttttacgtACAAAtaagtaatttttttagatCAAAAAGTCTTCCTAGATCACACTTTTTACACAGCGCAACCCCACCGGTCGGCGCATTAGACTGCTTTTGGACTGTAACAAGTTGGAAACGTATGAATAATTCTAAAATCAAGAGAAATATCGGAAAATGAAACTACATTCCCCAACAATCTTGCTGAGAAGTTGTTCCCGTGATTCACCTCATTCGGAGAAGGTCGCATAAAAACtgaagttttaaaagttattttcaaagGTAAACAAATGGGAACTTCAAATTTTATGACCAGCCTGCAGTCGAAAAACTACACGCAATTTAACAATATGCAATGAACAAACATGCCAATATTAGTTGATGcgaaacattgcaaaaagttgttgatAAAAGACATATTGTCATAAAATGATACGAAAGCAACCAAAGGTAGCAACAGAAAATAAATCGTAAATTGCATCAAAAAGGACGAAATACAGTAGGCCTAGCTAAGAAGAAAATCcgtgtttaaattttgctttaagGAAAATCTTATAACGTTGTTTAtactaaaaaaaaaatgaaattcgcagtaatgaaatgttttatatGTATTCATATGTTTCATCCACAAAAACTCAGTCATTCAGAAACTTTCAACTTTGTGTGATAGAAGTTAACGGAAAAGAGTTACAACAGTAACAATTAAAACACTGGTAATGTACTTATTCTATAACCACAATCCAGCAGATCGAAGAGCCTGCATTTGACAAGAATTGCTTAGAATTGTAACGCTTTAGAATTCACTGCCGGCGAGCCTTGGTGTAGACTGTAGGGCTTATAATTTCTTGTATAGTGAAGTAAAAGCTGTTTACTTGAGACACCGTTCAAAGTAAACACTGCCAACATAACCACCTTTCATCGAACGATTaacattttgttcaaattgtCTTTTGTTAGTGCTAAGAATTTCAGCAGCTTCTTTGTTTAATGGATCTTCTGGATTTGGCtccttgaaaaaaaaacggtaCGTTGAAAAACATCAATGTAAGTCTGCAGtggaaaactataaaaaacaGATGCTTTCCATTTGGCTTTTTAGTCTTCCTGTGGTCTTGTCCAGATCTGACTCTGCTAGTCAGACCCATTCAACAGGAGTTTTAATAACCAATTGagcaaaaaattttagttgtaaaataataaattttaattaacatattCAACAAATATTGCATctggtttaaaaaataaaatgccacTGCTAAGACACACATTCCTGCCAAGTATTCAAGCTCTGAACACAAAATTTGCTTGAAAGCTGATTATCTGGCaatgaataataataacaataaaatttctacATGCTTGTACAACACCTGTGATAACAATGGTTAACACATGTTATTAATTAGTCCACTATAATACCTACCTACCAACTACAACATTAATCTAAAAATTAAGCATTACCAGAAACAAATACTGGATTCCATAGATAACTGAGTTAATTGTAAGAACAGGTTTCCAATCTTCTCGCAATATATTAAGGCACACATTCCCCTCAAGGTCAATGTTTGGATGGTATACCATTGTTTCACATTTTACTTTTGGTGCTTCATGAGGATACCCAAGGCCAACctagtacacaattttatattaggGCAAGTGAAGAGCATTAGGctaattaacaaaaacaggAGATGAAATCAtgttcaaattgcaaaattacaGCATTTACAGTAGGGATGTGCTGAATCAACCATGAATCTAAATATTACACATGAATATCAGCTCTTTTTTTATTCTCAGTATTCTGAATCTTGCAGGCGGATTCAGGTCGAATCctgtattttgtaaatattaatGAAGCAAAATGTTGAAGTTCTAACTTGCGTAGTTGACATAAATGACCATGAAATGTTTGTGAGAGTTTTGGTGTAAAAAGCAAGTTGATTGCAATCACCCTTCAATGAAGGGACAAATTTAATCATTATATTCTTAACAGTTGGGAACTTTTATCACATGCAATGAACAAAGTTGGGTTTAGGtcaaattataaaatttatcattCATATTCTCAAATTCAAatcttttttctattttgcacATCCCTAATTGAAACGACATTGAACTGAACACCGGTAGTTAGTTACCTTAAATGAAAAAGTGAACTTTCCACCTCTATAGTAACCTTCATCAGGAGTTATgattagtttaaaatttaaaagatcATTGGGATCAGGGAACTCAGTGATACAGGTTTTAGGAAGttgcaattcatttaaatctGAACAGAAAAAATACACACTTGACAAAAACTATTGGTCAATGAAATATacatgtttgtttattaaggGTATGTCAAAGGCTACATAAACTTTGCTTGAGTACTGATGCAGCTAAAAATAAGTtagtaataaatttatttgttattttttataggtagcattaaaacacaaaatttaaataacatttttgcacaagttttataaaatgataTATGACTTCAAAGGATAACAGTGaactgaaaacatttgttattttaaaataacctTTAGTTAAACGCAGCTGTGCAGCAGTTGCTTTCCTCTTTCCAGCAGAACTTGTACCAGATGCAAGTTCTTCCTtcttttgctgttttaaagaaaataatttaatcatgtCTGCAAATTACCTGaaataagaaaagaaaaatacaGATTTGTGCATCCATGAAGGACTTCATACATTTCTTTAAAAGTGTatagaaattacaaaatcattaACTGATGGATTCCCCTGTGTTATGATctgtacaaaatttttacaatttgaaACTTAAAATGCGTGCTGCAActtaaaaagaattaaaatgttCCAATAATTCCTAAATTGAGTCAAGGAGGCGAA contains the following coding sequences:
- the LOC143449129 gene encoding uncharacterized protein LOC143449129, with the protein product MSARAKSRTSAAVENATLSVNEKILRECHELYTEEEVGLIEIAKDIGIPLLAPRKKITVMLIGNHSAGKSTFINWYVEEHVQKTGVAIETQGFTIVTSGKKRESLTGNATFHLYPHLQPLQDMQGVMDYISTEITTSKQKKFSLVTFIDTPGLVDGDMKYPFDVNKSITWIGENIADLIFVFFDPIGQALCKRTLNIVEHLSEDHAEKMKFYLSKADEAGHESDRQRVMMQIVQELCKRPNLNRTGFDMPTIFVPTLGKQSRCVNQIESVCKEVEKTINATIQNTLNTLEKDCLEIADKIDRLIEQDNGACSHNLRAKGKGFGLFMLGSFLPIVVLANFLAVSLSKEALESTFGVTGAATLKTYTSPVSAVWSAVPEQYFWHSCGVFALITLMLLFVAVFVSRSLPTMSRKRKRNLLHGRDFVLSEVKVRKEALYKEYLKQSVAAYDM
- the LOC143449141 gene encoding NEDD8-conjugating enzyme Ubc12-like encodes the protein MIKLFSLKQQKKEELASGTSSAGKRKATAAQLRLTKDLNELQLPKTCITEFPDPNDLLNFKLIITPDEGYYRGGKFTFSFKVGLGYPHEAPKVKCETMVYHPNIDLEGNVCLNILREDWKPVLTINSVIYGIQYLFLEPNPEDPLNKEAAEILSTNKRQFEQNVNRSMKGGYVGSVYFERCLK